In Candidatus Angelobacter sp., the genomic stretch TCACTGTGACTTAGTCACGTTCGCGGCTTGCGGTCCTTTCTGTCCTTGCACGATCTCGAAATCCACCGGATCGCCCTCCTGCAGACTTTTGTAGCCTTCTGCAGTGATGGCGCTGTAGTGGACGAACACGTCCGGTCCATCATCTCTTCCGATGAACCCGTACCCTTTGGCGTTATTGAACCACTTTACTGTGCCTTTCAA encodes the following:
- a CDS encoding cold shock domain-containing protein; its protein translation is MDRLKGTVKWFNNAKGYGFIGRDDGPDVFVHYSAITAEGYKSLQEGDPVDFEIVQGQKGPQAANVTKSQ